Within Streptomyces albofaciens JCM 4342, the genomic segment GTCCCCCTCGCCTCCGTGGACAAGCGGGCCATCGCCGAGCGGCTGCGCGCGGAACTCCCGCGCATCAAGTCCGTTGTGGTGTCGCGCTCCTGGCCGCACACGGTCAGCTTGAAAGTGACCGAAAGGGAGCCGGAACTCCTTATTCAAACGGGCGGAAAGTTCGTCGAAGTGGACGCCGAAGGGACGCGTTTCGCCACCGTCGCCACCGCCCCGAAGGGCGTCCCGCTTCTGGAAATGGCCGTACGCGACAGCCCGAGCCTGCGGAGGTTCGGCGCCGACCGGCTCCGCGGCGCGGCCGCGACCGTCGTCACCGCCCTGCCCAAGGCGGTCCACCAGGACGTTCGTACCGTTCAGGTGCGTTCCTACGACTCCATCACACTGCGGCTGACGAACGGCCGTACCGTCGTCTGGGGGAGCGAGGAACGCAGTACGGCCAAGGCCAAGGTGCTCACCGCCGCGCTGAAAGCGGCGCGTGACGCGCGCCACTTCGATGTGAGTGTGCCCACCGCACCCGCGGTGTCCGGGAGTTGACGTGCGTACCCGCAGGCCAGCACCCTGGATGGCTACCACTATGGGTGATCACATAGGGTGAAAAGAAAAACGGGAGGTTCGGCGTGTTCGTTGAACGTGCGCCACTTGTCGACTTAGTGTCTCGTTCCAAAGAGTCCCAGGAACACAGGCACTGGTAACCCTAAACTTCAGCGTTAGGGTTCGGGTCGGCACAACGAACCGTCCCATCGGCATCAGTCGACGACCGCACCCCGGTGCGGCGGCGACACGTAACTCGAGGCGAGAGGCCTTCGACGTGGCAGCACCGCAGAACTACCTCGCAGTCATCAAGGTCGTCGGCATCGGCGGCGGTGGCGTGAACGCCATCAACCGGATGATCGAGGTCGGGCTCAAGGGCGTCGAGTTCATCGCGATCAACACCGATGCACAGGCCCTGCTGATGAGCGACGCCGACGTCAAGCTGGACGTCGGCCGGGAACTCACCCGTGGCCTGGGCGCCGGCGCCAACCCCGATGTCGGCCGCAAGGCGGCCGAGGACCACCGCGAGGAGATCGAGGAGGTCCTCAAGGGGGCCGACATGGTCTTCGTGACCGCGGGAGAGGGCGGCGGCACCGGCACCGGCGGCGCGCCCGTCGTCGCCAACATCGCGCGTTCGCTGGGCGCCCTGACGATCGGTGTGGTCACCCGCCCGTTCACCTTCGAGGGCCGCCGGCGCGCGAACCAGGCCGAGGACGGCATCGCCGGCCTGCGCGACGAGGTCGACACCCTCATCGTGATCCCCAACGACCGACTGCTGTCCATCTCGGACCGCCAGGTGAGCGTGCTCGACGCGTTCAAGTCCGCGGACCAGGTACTGCTGTCGGGTGTCCAGGGCATCACCGACCTGATCACCACCCCCGGCCTGATCAACCTGGACTTCGCCGACGTCAAGTCCGTGATGTCCGAGGCGGGCTCGGCCCTGATGGGCATCGGCTCGGCGCGCGGCGACGACCGCGCGGTGGCCGCGGCGGAGATGGCGATCTCCTCGCCGCTGCTGGAAGCCTCCATCGACGGCGCACGCGGTGTGCTGCTCTCCATCTCCGGCGGCTCCGACCTCGGTCTCTTCGAGATCAACGAGGCCGCGCAGCTGGTCAGCGAGGCGGCCCACCCCGAGGCGAACATCATCTTCGGCGCGGTCATCGACGACGCGCTCGGCGACGAGGTACGGGTGACGGTCATCGCGGCGGGCTTCGACGGCGGGCAGCCGCCGGCCCGTCAGCAGACCGTGCTCGGCAGCCAGAACACCGGCAAGCGCGAGGAGCCGGCCCCGGCCGCCGGCCGCCCGGCCCCGCAGGCCGAACCGCGGCCGTCCTCCTTCGGCGGCCTGGGCTCGGTGCCCGTACGGGACGAGGAGCCGGCCCCGGCCGACCCGTCCCCGCTGGGCGAAGTGCCGCCGCCCCCGACCAGCTCGCCGCAGGTTCCGCCGGCCCGTCCGTACTCGGACACCACGGCCGAGGAGCTGGACGTCCCCGACTTCCTGAAATAACCGAAGTCCCGACGTGATAGGGCAGCAGCACCCGGTGCTGACGAACGACACGAGCGGCGCGCACTTCGCCTTCACCGACCGGTGGGGCGGGGTGAGCGCCGCTCCGTATGCGGAGCTCAACCTCGGCGGCGCGGTCGGCGACGACCCGGAGTCCGTACGGACCAACCGCGAGCTGGCGGCCAAGGCGCTGGGCCTGGACCCGGCCGGGGTCGTCTGGATGAACCAGGTGCACGGCCGGGACGTCGCCGTGGTCGACGGACCGTGGCGCGACGGCGCCGAGATCCCCCGTGTCGACGCGGTGGTGACGGCCCGCCGGGGCCTGGCCCTCGCCGTGCTGACCGCCGACTGCACCCCGGTGCTCCTGGCCGACCCGGTCGCCGGGGTCACCGGCGCCGCCCACGCGGGGCGCCCGGGCCTGGTGGCCGGGGTGGTCCCGGCGACCGTCGAGGCGATGACCGCGCTCGGCGCCGACCCGGCGCGCATCGTCGCCCGTACCGGACCCGCGGTCTGCGGGCGCTGTTACGAGGTGCCCGAGGCGATGCGCGCCGAGGTCGCCGCGGTGGTGCCCGAAGCATGGGCCACCACCTCCTGGGGCACGCCCGCGGTGGACATGGCCGCCGGGGTCCGTGCCCAACTGGCCGCGCACGGCGTACAGGTGGGTGAACATTCCCACATCTGCACGCTGGAGTCGGCGGACCACTTCTCGTACCGGCGCGACCGCATCACCGGGCGGCTCGCGAGCTATGTATGGCTGGATGCTGAGCTGTGACGGATCGTAAGGCGGAACTGGCCGACAACCTGGCGCGCGTGGAGGAACGAATCTCCACCGCCTGTGACAAAGCCGGTCGCAAGCGTGCGGACGTGACCCTCATCGTGGTCACGAAGACCTACCCGGCGAGCGACGTCCGGCTGCTCGCCGAACTCGGTGTCCGCCACGTGGCGGAGAACCGGGACCAGGACGCGGCACCGAAGGCCGCCGAGTGCTCGGATCTGTCCCTCAACTGGCACTTCGTCGGACAGTTGCAGACCAACAAAGTACGATCTGTGGTCAATTACGCCGATGTCGTGCAGTCGGTCGACCGCGTCAAGCTGGTGACGGCGCTCTCGAAGGAAGCCGTCCGGGCCGGCCGGGAGCTGGGCTGCCTGATCCAGGTGGGACTTGACGCCGAGTCGGGCGACAACGAGGGGCGGCTCGGCCGGCGCGGCGGGGTGGCCCCGGCCGGGGTCGACGCCCTCGCCGACGCGATCGCCGACGCCGAAGGGCTGCGCCTGGGCGGTCTGATGACGGTGGCTCCGCTGGCCGGCCCGTACGCCGGGCACCCGCGGGCGGCGTTCGAGCGTTTGATGGAAATCTCATCCGGCCTGCGCGGGAACCATCCTGCTGCGAACATGGTGTCAGCAGGGATGAGCGCGGACCTTGATGACGCCGTGGCCGCCGGGGCGACACATGTGCGCGTCGGCACCGCGGTACTCGGAGTCCGACCACGGCTCGGGTAACGTCGCCAAGCAAGTCGGACCACAGCACAAAATATGGTCATTGCCTCCAAAAGGAGGGCAGACCACGTGGATTCACGGCGCCCGGTGACGGAGCCGATCCACCACAGAGCGGAGGACGCAGAGAATGGCCGGCGCGATGCGCAAGATGGCGGTCTACCTCGGCCTCGTGGAGGACGATGGGTACGACGGCCGGGGGTTCGACCCCGACGACGAGTTCGAGCCCGAGCTTGACCCGGAGCCCGATCGGGGACGGCGACAGCAGACCCAAGTACCCACCGAACCGCACCCGGAACGGGACGAACCGGTACGGGTCACCCAGCCTCCCGCGCAGCGTGAGTCCGCACCGCCGGCCGCCGAAAGCGGACGACCCGCCCGAATCGCCCCCGTGGCGTCCATCACACCCGACCGTCCGAACCTGGAGAAGAACGCACCGGTGATCATGCCCAAGGTTGTGTCCGAGCGGGAGCCCTACCGCATCACCACATTGCACCCTCGGACCTACAACGAAGCCCGTACCATCGGGGAACACTTCCGTGAGGGCACTCCGGTGATCATGAATCTCACGGAGATGGACGACACGGACGCGAAGCGACTTGTCGACTTTGCCGCCGGTCTGGTCTTCGGCCTGCACGGCAGCATCGAGCGGGTGACGCAGAAGGTGTTCCTGTTGTCTCCTGCTAACGTCGATGTCACGGCGGAGGACAAGGCCCGCATCGCAGAGGGCGGGTTCTTCAACCAGAGCTGAGACGCAACACCGGGCACACCAGGCCGAAAGGCCCCAACACGACAGCAAGGCAAGGGGAGAGGACAGCGCGGATGAGCATTGCTGGGCAGGTGATCTACATCGCGTTGTACTGCTTCCTCATCGTGTTGATCTTCCGGCTGGTGATGGACTACGTCTTCCAGTTCGCCCGTTCATGGCAACCCGGCAAGCCAATGGTGGTCGTTCTGGAGGCCACCTACACTGTCACTGATCCGCCACTCAAGCTCTTGCGGCGGTTCATTCCGCCGCTGCGTCTCGGGGGCGTGGCGCTCGACCTGTCCTTCTTCGTATTGATGATCATCGTCTACATCCTGATCACCGTCGTGAGGTCGGTGTTGTTGGTGTGAACGATACGGTCTTGCCGATTGCCGACGACTACGTTGAGGTGAAGTAGAGATGCCGTTGACCCCCGAGGACGTGCGGAACAAGCAGTTCACGACCGTCCGCCTCCGAGAAGGCTATGACGAGGACGAGGTCGATGCCTTCCTCGATGAGGTCGAAGCCGAACTGACCCGCCTGCTGCGCGAGAACGAGGACCTGCGCGCGAAGCTGGCCGCCGCGACGCGGGCCGCCGCGCAGAACCAGCAGCAGAACATGCGCAAGCAGCAGGACCAGCAACAGCAGGACCAGCAGCAGCACCAGCAGGGCAGGCCCGGCGCTCCCGTGCCCGCCGCCATATCCGGACCGCAGCCGGTGCCGCCGCAGCAACAGCAGCAACAGCAGCAGTTGGGCGGCCCACCGCAGCTGACCGGAGGAGCCCCGCAGCTCCCGGCCGGGCCCGGTGGCCACGGTCCCGGCCCGCAGGGCCCGCACGGCCCGGGTCCGATGGGCCCCGGTGGTCCGCTGGGCGGCCCGATGGGCGGTCCCGGTGGGCACGGCGGCCCGCAGCTGCCGCAGCCGGGTCAGGGGCCGGGCGGTGACAGCGCCGCTCGCGTGCTCTCGCTCGCGCAGCAGACCGCCGACCAGGCGATCGCGGAGGCCCGTTCCGAGGCCAACAAGATCGTTGGTGAGGCGCGGTCGCGTGCGGAGGGTCTGGAGCGGGACGCCCGCGCCAAGGCGGACGCGCTGGAGCGGGACGCGCAGGAGAAGCACCGCGTCGCGATGGGGTCGCTGGAGTCGGCCCGCGCCACGCTGGAGCGCAAGGTCGAGGACCTGCGCGGCTTCGAGCGCGAGTACCGTACGCGGCTGAAGTCCTACCTGGAGAGCCAGCTGCGCCAGCTGGAGAACCAGGCCGACGACTCGCTGGCGCCGCCGCGGACGCCGGCGACCGCCTCGCTGCCGCCGTCGCCGTCGATGGCTTCGGCCGGCGCCGGGTCCATGGGGGGCAACCACTCCATGGGTGGCGGGCAGTCGATGGGCGGTCACGGTGGGGGCTCGGGGAGCGCTCCGTCGTACGGTGGGCAGCAGCAGATGTCGCCGGCGATGACGCAGCCGATGGCTCCGGTGCGGCCGCAGGGGCAGCAGCCGATGCAGCAGGCGCCTTCGCCGATGCGTGGGTTCCTGATCGACGAGGACGACAACTGACGTAGGCGCGCGTTGCGCGTGGTCGGCAATCAGGGCCGGGTCCCCGGGGGTTTCCCCCGGGGACCCGGTTCTTTTGCGTTCGTCCGGTCCGGTGGGGGTGCGCGTCTGCGCGGTCTGTCCGGTGGGTGGGGGCTCGGGGCCCCGCAGGGGTCACTCTCCCCCAGCCTCCGGCCGGGGGGACCCCCACGTTGCCTGGTGCGGCCGAAATGTATGGACGCAACCGGGGCTTCGGTCGCCTGCGGGGAGACCCCTACGTGTCCCCGAGCCCGCGCCGTATGCGGCTTTCCATACGTTTAGGGATAGGTGGCACGGAAAAGCCCATTTCGCCTGTACGGCAACGGCCCCCGACGCGTCCTGCGCCGGGGGCCGTTGGTTACGCGGTGGGGCCTACGCCTCCGTCTTCCGCAGGCGGAAGGTCAGGGACAGGGACTCGTCCTCGAAGGCCGGGCCGTACGTGTCGTCGGCCTCGCCCTGGGCGAAGTCGGTGGCCAGGACCTCCTCGCCGATGAGGGACTGGTGGTCGGTCAAGGACGTGCGGACCTCCTCGTCGGTGGTCTGCCAGCGCAGGGCGATCCGGTCGGCGACGTCCAGGCCGCTGTTCTTGCGGGCCTCCTGGATGAGGCGGATGGCGTCGCGGGCCAGGCCGGCGCGGCGCAGGTCCGGGGTGATCTCCAGGTCGAGGGCCACGGTGGCGCCCGTGTCGGAGGCCACCGACCAGCCCTCGCGCGGGGTCTCGGTGATGATGACCTCGTCGGGGGAGAGGGGGACCGTTTCGTCGTTGACCGTGATGGTTGCCGTGCCCTCGCGCAGGGCGAGGGAGAGGGCAGCCGCGTCGGTTTCGGCGATGGCCTTGGCGACTGCCTGGACGCCCTTGCCGAAGCGCTTGCCCAGGGCGCGGAAGTTGGCCTTGGCCGTGGTGTCCACCAGGGAGCCGCCCACCTCGGAGAGGGAGGCGAGGGTGGAGACGTTCAGTTCCTCGGTGATCTGGGTGCGCAGCTCGGGGGAGAGCGTCTCGAAGCCGGCGGCCGCCACCAGGGCGCGGGAGAGGGGCTGGCGGGTCTTGACGCCGGACTCCGCGCGGGTGGCGCGGCCCAGTTCGACCAGGCGCCGGACCAGGACCATCTGCTTCGACAGCTCGGGGTCGATCGCCGACGGGTCGGCCTCGGGCCAGGTGGAGAGGTGGACCGAGTCGGGGGCGTCGGGGGTGACCGGGACGATCAGGTCCTGCCACACGCGTTCGGTGATGAACGGGGTGATGGGGGCCATCAGGCGGGTGACGGTCTCGATGACCTCGTGGAGGGTGCGCAGGGCCGCGGCGTCGCCCTGCCAGAAGCGGCGGCGGGAGCGGCGTACGTACCAGTTGGAGAGGTCGTCGACGAAGGAGGAGAGGAGCTTGCCCGCGCGCTGGGTGTCGTAGTTTTCGAGGGCGTCGGTGACGCCCTGGGTGAGCGCGTGCAGTTCGGACAGGAGCCAGCGGTCCAGGAGGGGGCGGTCGGCCGGGGCGGGGTCGGACGCGCTGGGGGCCCAGCTGGAGGTGCGGGCGTACAGGGCCTGGAAGGCGACGGTGTTCCAGTAGGTGAGGAGCGTCTTGCGGACGACCTCCTGGATGGTGCCGTGGCCTACGCGGCGGGCTGCCCAGGGGGAGCCGCCCGCCGCCATGAACCAGCGGACCGCGTCGGCGCCGTGCTGGTCCATGAGCGGGATCGGGTCCAGGGTGTTGCCCAGGTGCTTGGACATCTTGCGGCCGTCCTCGGCGAGGATGTGGCCCAGGCAGACGACGTTCTCGTACGAGGACTTGTCGAAGACGAGGGTGCCGACCGCCATGAGGGTGTAGAACCAGCCGCGGGTCTGGTCGATGGCCTCGGAGATGAACTGCGCCGGGTAGCGCTTCTCGAACAGTTCCTTGTTCTTGTACGGGTAGCCCCACTGGGCGAACGGCATGGAGCCCGAGTCGTACCAGGCGTCGATGACCTCGGGGACGCGGGTCGCGGTGCCCCGGCAGGTGGGGCAGGGGAAGGTGACGGCGTCGATGTAGGGGCGGTGGGGGTCGAGGTTCGAGTGGTCGGTGCCGGTGAGGTCGGTGAGCTCGGCGAGGGAGCCCACGCAGGTGAGGTGGTCCTCGGCGCAGCGCCAGATCGGGAGGGGGGTGCCCCAGTAGCGGTTGCGGGAGAGCGCCCAGTCGATGTTGTTGTTCAGCCAGTCGCCGAAGCGGCCGTGCTTGACCGACTCCGGGAACCAGTTGGTGCGCTCGTTCTCGCGCAGCAGGGCGTCCTTGACCGCGGTGGTGCGGATGTACCAGGACGGCTGGGCGTAGTAGAGCAGGGCGGTGTGGCAGCGCCAGCAGTGCGGGTAGCTGTGCTCGTAGGCGACGTGCTTGAAGAGCAGGCCGCGGGCGTCGAGGTCGGCGACGAGGTGCTCGTCGGCCTTCTTGAAGAACTGGCCGCCGACGAGGGCCAGACCCTCCTCGAAGGTGCCGTCGGGGCGCACCGGGTTGACGACCGGCAGGCCGTAGCCGCGGCAGGTCTTGAGGTCGTCCTCACCGAAGGCCGGGGCCTGGTGGACCAGGCCCGTACCGTCGTCGGTGGTGACGTACTCGGCGTTGACGACGAAGTTGGCGCCCTCCAGCTCGACCAGGTCGAAGGGGCGGCGGTAGGCCCAGCGCTCCATGTCGCGGCCGGTGAAGGTCCGGCCGGTGGTCTCCCAGCCCTCGCCGAGGGCCTTTTCGAGGAGGGGCTCGGCGACGACCAGGTTTTCCTCGCCGTTGGTGGCCACGACGTAGGTGACGTCCGGGTGGGCGGCGACCGCCGTGTTGGAGACCAGGGTCCAGGGGGTGGTCGTCCAGATGAGGAGGGCCGCCTCGCCGGCGAGCGGGCCCGAGGTGAGGGGGAGGCGGACGAAGACCGAGGGGTCGACGACGGTTTCGTAGCCCTGGGCCAGTTCGTGGTCGGACAGGCCGGTGCCGCAGCGGGGGCACCAGGGGGCGACGCGGTGGTCCTGGACCAGCAGGCCCTTGTCGAAGACCTGCTTGAGGGACCACCAGACCGACTGGATGTAGTCGGGGTCCATGGTGCGGTACGGGTCGTCCAGATCCGTCCAGTACCCCATCCGGGTGGTCAGCGCGGCGAAGGCGTCGGTGTGGCGGGTCACCGACTCGCGGCACTTGGCGTTGAATTCGGCGATGCCGTACGCCTCGATGTCCTTCTTGCCGTTGAAGCCCAGCTCCTTCTCGACGGCCAGTTCGACCGGCAGGCCGTGGCAGTCCCAGCCGGCCTTGCGGCCGACGTGGTAGCCGCGCATCGTGCGGAAGCGGGGGAAGACGTCCTTGAAGACGCGGGCCTCGATGTGGTGGGCGCCGGGCATGCCGTTGGCGGTCGGCGGACCTTCGTAGAAGACCCATTCGGGCCGTCCCTCGGACTGCTGGAGGGTACGGGCGAAGACCTTCTGTTCCCGCCAGAAGTCGAGCACCGCGTGCTCAAGGGCGGGCAGGTCTACCTGGGCGGGTACCTGGCGGTACTGAGGCTGTGACATCGGGGCGTTCCTCCGGCGGACACCTGCTGCGTTCTCCGTCCGGAGGGACGAGAGCCTGGGCTCCCGCGGTACCACCCTCCTTGGCGGTGCGCTGTCCACCGCCCCCTCATTAGGGCCGCGAAGCCGGTTCTACTGGCCGTCGGGGCCGTCTGCGGGCACCCCTGCGGTTTTCTTCCGGCGGCTCCGGGCTGATCTTCACGTCGTGCACGCCTCCGGGCTCGCACCGTCCCCGGATCGCTGATGGCTGCGTACGACGCTACTCGTCCCATCCGCGCCTTTCGCTTCCCCCAGTGTACGGGGCACCGACGGCGCGGACCGACCGGTTTCCCGGGCTGCGCCGACTGAGGTAGCGGGCGCCGAGGACGTGACCCGAATGGCGATACGCAGGGCGCGGGAGTCGGCGCCCGCGCGGCGGGCGCGCCGTGCCGGCGGCCGCCCGCGCCCTGGGCTGGCGGATTACCGGGCGGGCAGGGGGGCACA encodes:
- a CDS encoding cell division protein FtsQ/DivIB, whose translation is MAGPTTARRGEKKPGRSRPPASGKAGGSGGGGGGGKSGKSSGPKNGGSALRGRFRLPPRRVLIITLAGAALLAGFGAWALYGSTWLRTEEVKATGTKVLTADEVVRAAAVPMDVPLASVDKRAIAERLRAELPRIKSVVVSRSWPHTVSLKVTEREPELLIQTGGKFVEVDAEGTRFATVATAPKGVPLLEMAVRDSPSLRRFGADRLRGAAATVVTALPKAVHQDVRTVQVRSYDSITLRLTNGRTVVWGSEERSTAKAKVLTAALKAARDARHFDVSVPTAPAVSGS
- the ftsZ gene encoding cell division protein FtsZ; this encodes MAAPQNYLAVIKVVGIGGGGVNAINRMIEVGLKGVEFIAINTDAQALLMSDADVKLDVGRELTRGLGAGANPDVGRKAAEDHREEIEEVLKGADMVFVTAGEGGGTGTGGAPVVANIARSLGALTIGVVTRPFTFEGRRRANQAEDGIAGLRDEVDTLIVIPNDRLLSISDRQVSVLDAFKSADQVLLSGVQGITDLITTPGLINLDFADVKSVMSEAGSALMGIGSARGDDRAVAAAEMAISSPLLEASIDGARGVLLSISGGSDLGLFEINEAAQLVSEAAHPEANIIFGAVIDDALGDEVRVTVIAAGFDGGQPPARQQTVLGSQNTGKREEPAPAAGRPAPQAEPRPSSFGGLGSVPVRDEEPAPADPSPLGEVPPPPTSSPQVPPARPYSDTTAEELDVPDFLK
- the pgeF gene encoding peptidoglycan editing factor PgeF, producing the protein MIGQQHPVLTNDTSGAHFAFTDRWGGVSAAPYAELNLGGAVGDDPESVRTNRELAAKALGLDPAGVVWMNQVHGRDVAVVDGPWRDGAEIPRVDAVVTARRGLALAVLTADCTPVLLADPVAGVTGAAHAGRPGLVAGVVPATVEAMTALGADPARIVARTGPAVCGRCYEVPEAMRAEVAAVVPEAWATTSWGTPAVDMAAGVRAQLAAHGVQVGEHSHICTLESADHFSYRRDRITGRLASYVWLDAEL
- a CDS encoding YggS family pyridoxal phosphate-dependent enzyme → MTDRKAELADNLARVEERISTACDKAGRKRADVTLIVVTKTYPASDVRLLAELGVRHVAENRDQDAAPKAAECSDLSLNWHFVGQLQTNKVRSVVNYADVVQSVDRVKLVTALSKEAVRAGRELGCLIQVGLDAESGDNEGRLGRRGGVAPAGVDALADAIADAEGLRLGGLMTVAPLAGPYAGHPRAAFERLMEISSGLRGNHPAANMVSAGMSADLDDAVAAGATHVRVGTAVLGVRPRLG
- the sepF gene encoding cell division protein SepF, with the translated sequence MAGAMRKMAVYLGLVEDDGYDGRGFDPDDEFEPELDPEPDRGRRQQTQVPTEPHPERDEPVRVTQPPAQRESAPPAAESGRPARIAPVASITPDRPNLEKNAPVIMPKVVSEREPYRITTLHPRTYNEARTIGEHFREGTPVIMNLTEMDDTDAKRLVDFAAGLVFGLHGSIERVTQKVFLLSPANVDVTAEDKARIAEGGFFNQS
- a CDS encoding YggT family protein, which produces MSIAGQVIYIALYCFLIVLIFRLVMDYVFQFARSWQPGKPMVVVLEATYTVTDPPLKLLRRFIPPLRLGGVALDLSFFVLMIIVYILITVVRSVLLV
- a CDS encoding DivIVA domain-containing protein encodes the protein MPLTPEDVRNKQFTTVRLREGYDEDEVDAFLDEVEAELTRLLRENEDLRAKLAAATRAAAQNQQQNMRKQQDQQQQDQQQHQQGRPGAPVPAAISGPQPVPPQQQQQQQQLGGPPQLTGGAPQLPAGPGGHGPGPQGPHGPGPMGPGGPLGGPMGGPGGHGGPQLPQPGQGPGGDSAARVLSLAQQTADQAIAEARSEANKIVGEARSRAEGLERDARAKADALERDAQEKHRVAMGSLESARATLERKVEDLRGFEREYRTRLKSYLESQLRQLENQADDSLAPPRTPATASLPPSPSMASAGAGSMGGNHSMGGGQSMGGHGGGSGSAPSYGGQQQMSPAMTQPMAPVRPQGQQPMQQAPSPMRGFLIDEDDN
- the ileS gene encoding isoleucine--tRNA ligase, with translation MSQPQYRQVPAQVDLPALEHAVLDFWREQKVFARTLQQSEGRPEWVFYEGPPTANGMPGAHHIEARVFKDVFPRFRTMRGYHVGRKAGWDCHGLPVELAVEKELGFNGKKDIEAYGIAEFNAKCRESVTRHTDAFAALTTRMGYWTDLDDPYRTMDPDYIQSVWWSLKQVFDKGLLVQDHRVAPWCPRCGTGLSDHELAQGYETVVDPSVFVRLPLTSGPLAGEAALLIWTTTPWTLVSNTAVAAHPDVTYVVATNGEENLVVAEPLLEKALGEGWETTGRTFTGRDMERWAYRRPFDLVELEGANFVVNAEYVTTDDGTGLVHQAPAFGEDDLKTCRGYGLPVVNPVRPDGTFEEGLALVGGQFFKKADEHLVADLDARGLLFKHVAYEHSYPHCWRCHTALLYYAQPSWYIRTTAVKDALLRENERTNWFPESVKHGRFGDWLNNNIDWALSRNRYWGTPLPIWRCAEDHLTCVGSLAELTDLTGTDHSNLDPHRPYIDAVTFPCPTCRGTATRVPEVIDAWYDSGSMPFAQWGYPYKNKELFEKRYPAQFISEAIDQTRGWFYTLMAVGTLVFDKSSYENVVCLGHILAEDGRKMSKHLGNTLDPIPLMDQHGADAVRWFMAAGGSPWAARRVGHGTIQEVVRKTLLTYWNTVAFQALYARTSSWAPSASDPAPADRPLLDRWLLSELHALTQGVTDALENYDTQRAGKLLSSFVDDLSNWYVRRSRRRFWQGDAAALRTLHEVIETVTRLMAPITPFITERVWQDLIVPVTPDAPDSVHLSTWPEADPSAIDPELSKQMVLVRRLVELGRATRAESGVKTRQPLSRALVAAAGFETLSPELRTQITEELNVSTLASLSEVGGSLVDTTAKANFRALGKRFGKGVQAVAKAIAETDAAALSLALREGTATITVNDETVPLSPDEVIITETPREGWSVASDTGATVALDLEITPDLRRAGLARDAIRLIQEARKNSGLDVADRIALRWQTTDEEVRTSLTDHQSLIGEEVLATDFAQGEADDTYGPAFEDESLSLTFRLRKTEA